The Caproicibacterium amylolyticum genome includes the window AATGTCATGATTTTTTGGCTTCCGGTGCTTCTATTGTTACACCGCAGTTTGGCTCATCACAAGGTACAGCACCGTCCAGCAGCAGTCAGAGCAAAGCAAACAGTTCAAAGGCAGCTGCGTCTGCAGAAAGCAAGGCACCGCAGTCGGCTGCCGTGAGCAGCAACAAGTCATGATTTTAGCAGTTGGCAACTGCCGGATACAGGCAACCGTACCCTTCTTTGCACTGATTGCTTTTTTGCTGCTGGTTGATCGCACTGGCGCTGCTCTTTGCGGCTTGACAGCGGCGGCTTTGCATGAAGCCGGACATTTGCTGGCAATGTTCCTTTGCAAACGAGCACCTTGCAGAATTCGATTTACTGTGTTTGGCGCCGAAATTGGAGCTGAAAATGCAGCCGGCTCTTATCGGCAGGATGCACTAATTGCGGTGGCAGGTCCCGCAGTGAATTTGCTTTTGTGGGGTGGTACAGCTGTTTATCTTTCTGCG containing:
- a CDS encoding site-2 protease family protein, with protein sequence MILAVGNCRIQATVPFFALIAFLLLVDRTGAALCGLTAAALHEAGHLLAMFLCKRAPCRIRFTVFGAEIGAENAAGSYRQDALIAVAGPAVNLLLWGGTAVYLSAAVASAPAQMFLLSNALLAGFNLLPVEPLDGGQTLLSLLSLCFEREQAQQVVQIVSFIALIPIAALGFLVLFQSHWNVTLLLAAVYLLFLLLMKNGRYA